The Corallococcus silvisoli genome contains a region encoding:
- a CDS encoding acylphosphatase yields MSTQRRVTLRIQGAVQGVSYRESARQEALRLGLLGWVRNRSDGTVEATVEGEPDALEDFIRWCQTGPRMARVTDVARTDGGATGEFRTFTVERTS; encoded by the coding sequence ATGAGCACGCAGCGCCGGGTGACCCTGCGCATCCAAGGCGCGGTCCAGGGCGTCTCCTACCGGGAGAGCGCCCGCCAGGAGGCGCTGCGCCTGGGGCTCCTGGGCTGGGTGCGAAACCGGAGCGATGGCACCGTGGAGGCCACGGTGGAAGGCGAACCGGACGCGCTGGAAGACTTCATCCGCTGGTGCCAGACGGGCCCTCGCATGGCGCGCGTCACGGACGTGGCGCGCACCGATGGCGGGGCCACTGGCGAGTTCCGCACCTTCACCGTGGAGCGAACATCATGA
- the ligA gene encoding NAD-dependent DNA ligase LigA: MDTFPQAETRARALRQELAHHNHRYYVLDAPEISDAQYDTLMRELQALEERYPQLVTPDSPTQRVGGAAVEDFGQVVHTTQMLSLANIFDDAGLVEFDDRIRKLTGLTQVGYVCEPKLDGLAISLRFEDGRFVQGATRGDGTTGEDVTSNLRTIKSLPLELFPKDGVKVPRRLEVRGEVFIRKEDFRKLNEKREEEGESLFANPRNAAAGSLRQLDPKETAARPLSVYLYECVPGDGVPAFKTHTDKLEYLKTLGLPINRYQPAEGADGVRQRYDESLKGRHALPFEVDGMVVKVDDEDLRRRLGQVSKSPRWAVAYKFPPEEESTEVQDIGIQVGRTGALTPVAHLKPVKVGGVTVSRATLHNEDELRRKDVRRGDTVFVRRAGDVIPEIVSVVLSRRPADSQPFTFPTHCPVCGAVATKDEDGAIIRCTGASCPAQLVEKVRHFASRIAMDIEGLGDKLATQLVASGQVKAFADVYALTRDSLLKLERMGEKSADNLLASIAGSKDTTQRRFLYSLGIRHVGDATARALAEAFPEVTSLFTASVEDISRVKDVGPVMAQVIHTFFQEPQNQAAIRALLDAGVRPAPPAVATGGPFVGKTVVLTGTMAGLAREQAKEEIERRGGKVSGSVSRKTDFVVAGEDAGSKLKKAQELGVRILDEQAFLRMLEGDVRA, translated from the coding sequence GTGGACACCTTCCCGCAAGCCGAGACCCGCGCCCGAGCGCTCCGCCAGGAGCTGGCCCACCACAACCACCGCTACTACGTGCTGGACGCGCCGGAAATCAGCGACGCGCAGTACGACACGCTGATGCGGGAGCTCCAGGCGCTGGAGGAGCGCTACCCCCAGCTCGTCACGCCGGACTCCCCCACCCAGCGCGTGGGCGGCGCGGCGGTGGAGGACTTCGGGCAGGTGGTGCACACCACGCAGATGCTGTCGCTGGCGAACATCTTCGATGACGCCGGGCTGGTGGAGTTCGACGACCGCATCCGCAAGCTGACGGGCCTGACGCAGGTGGGCTACGTGTGCGAGCCCAAGCTGGACGGGCTGGCCATCTCCCTGCGCTTCGAGGACGGCCGCTTCGTCCAGGGCGCCACGCGCGGAGACGGCACCACGGGCGAGGACGTCACCTCCAACCTGCGCACCATCAAGAGCCTGCCCCTGGAGCTGTTCCCCAAGGACGGCGTGAAGGTGCCCCGGCGGCTGGAGGTGCGCGGCGAGGTCTTCATCCGCAAGGAGGACTTCCGCAAGCTCAACGAGAAGCGCGAGGAGGAAGGCGAGTCGCTCTTCGCCAACCCGCGCAACGCCGCCGCGGGGAGCCTGCGCCAGCTGGACCCGAAGGAGACCGCCGCCCGGCCCCTGTCCGTGTACCTCTATGAGTGCGTGCCCGGCGACGGCGTGCCCGCGTTCAAGACGCACACCGACAAGCTGGAGTACCTCAAGACGCTGGGCCTGCCCATCAACCGCTACCAGCCCGCCGAGGGCGCGGACGGGGTGCGCCAGCGCTACGACGAGTCCCTGAAGGGCCGCCACGCCCTGCCCTTCGAGGTCGACGGCATGGTGGTGAAGGTGGACGACGAGGACCTGCGCCGCCGGCTGGGCCAGGTGTCCAAGAGCCCACGCTGGGCGGTGGCCTACAAGTTCCCGCCGGAGGAGGAGTCCACGGAGGTGCAGGACATTGGCATCCAGGTGGGCCGCACGGGCGCGCTCACGCCGGTGGCGCACCTGAAGCCGGTGAAGGTGGGCGGGGTGACGGTGTCTCGCGCCACGCTCCACAACGAGGACGAGCTGCGCCGCAAGGACGTGCGCCGGGGCGACACCGTCTTCGTGCGCCGCGCGGGCGACGTGATTCCGGAGATCGTGTCGGTGGTGCTGTCCAGGCGCCCGGCGGACTCCCAGCCCTTCACCTTCCCCACCCACTGTCCGGTCTGCGGCGCGGTGGCGACGAAGGACGAGGACGGCGCCATCATCCGCTGCACGGGCGCGTCCTGCCCCGCGCAGTTGGTGGAGAAGGTGCGCCACTTCGCCAGCCGCATCGCGATGGACATCGAGGGCCTGGGCGACAAGCTGGCCACGCAGCTGGTGGCCTCCGGGCAGGTGAAGGCGTTCGCGGACGTGTACGCGCTCACCCGGGACTCGCTGCTGAAGCTGGAGCGCATGGGGGAGAAGAGCGCGGACAACCTCCTGGCCTCCATCGCGGGCAGCAAGGACACCACGCAGCGCCGCTTCCTGTATTCGCTGGGCATCCGCCACGTGGGGGACGCCACGGCGCGGGCGCTGGCGGAGGCGTTCCCGGAGGTGACGTCGCTCTTCACCGCCAGTGTGGAGGACATCAGCCGGGTGAAGGACGTGGGCCCGGTGATGGCGCAGGTCATCCACACCTTCTTCCAGGAGCCCCAGAACCAGGCCGCCATCCGGGCCCTCCTGGACGCGGGGGTTCGTCCGGCGCCCCCGGCGGTCGCCACGGGCGGCCCCTTCGTGGGCAAGACGGTGGTGCTCACCGGCACCATGGCGGGGCTGGCGCGCGAGCAGGCCAAGGAGGAAATCGAGCGGCGCGGGGGTAAGGTCTCCGGAAGTGTCTCGCGCAAGACCGATTTCGTCGTCGCGGGCGAGGACGCGGGCAGCAAGCTGAAGAAGGCGCAGGAACTCGGGGTAAGAATCCTGGATGAGCAGGCGTTCCTGCGGATGCTAGAAGGGGACGTCAGAGCATGA
- a CDS encoding flagellar biosynthesis protein FlhA, producing MKVLLKARQSSDVVLAVAMAAVLGALIIPLPAWLLDVGLAVNLAVAVALLVAALHAKDALRVTSFPTLLLFTTLFRLSLNVSSTRLALSEGHAGEVIQAFGEFVVRGDYVVGAVVFAILTLVQLLVVTKGAERVAEVSARFTLDAMPGKQMSIDADLRAGAIDQTQARRRRRDLERESQMFGAMDGAMKFVKGDAVAGLVIVAVNLLGGTLIGVLQNGLSFSEAAATFALIAIGDGLVSQVPSLCIAVAAGLVVTRVASEKEEDSLGTEIGTQFFGDSRTLATVAGLCVALALMPGMPHLTFLTLAAGLGGLGYALRPKGGASEKSPSKEGTPAGATVADGAAGKPPECAKAPVGVTPLTLDLSSPLTPLAEADGGAFVHRVLNAVRDELFFELGVRIPGIRVRTHAAYLGPGEYRILLDEVPAGGGVVQPGALYALVPPGELAFLEVQADATVEPASGRSISRVPEGVRSRLELAQVPLRKPSELIADHLRAVLRLRAAALLGLQEVQGLLEGLEAQAPVLVKEALQKVPLPLLVDVLRRLVQEQVSIRDLRAILEALVAPTTEGDATALAERCRQALHRYLSHQFAPTGPLYAYLVDPEVEDVLRAGGPRGPSPDPERVVEILEGVRQIATGGRAVLLTAPDIRRPLRKLCEGPFPDVAVLTYGELDGDLQIRPIGRLTPVAVGR from the coding sequence GCTGCACGCGAAGGACGCGCTGCGCGTGACCTCGTTCCCCACGCTGTTGCTCTTCACGACGCTGTTCCGGCTGTCGCTCAACGTGTCGTCCACGCGGCTGGCCCTCTCGGAGGGACACGCGGGCGAGGTCATCCAGGCCTTCGGTGAGTTCGTGGTGCGTGGCGACTACGTGGTCGGCGCGGTGGTGTTCGCCATCCTCACGTTGGTGCAGTTGCTGGTGGTGACGAAGGGCGCCGAGCGCGTCGCGGAGGTGTCCGCTCGTTTCACGCTGGACGCCATGCCCGGCAAGCAGATGTCCATCGACGCGGACCTGCGCGCGGGCGCCATCGACCAGACCCAGGCCCGGCGGCGGCGGCGCGACCTGGAGCGTGAGTCCCAGATGTTCGGCGCCATGGATGGCGCGATGAAGTTCGTGAAGGGGGACGCTGTCGCGGGCCTCGTCATCGTCGCGGTGAACCTGCTGGGCGGCACGCTCATTGGCGTGTTGCAGAACGGCCTGTCCTTCTCCGAGGCCGCGGCCACCTTCGCCCTCATCGCCATCGGTGATGGGCTCGTGTCCCAGGTGCCCTCGCTGTGCATCGCGGTGGCGGCGGGCCTCGTGGTCACCCGCGTGGCGTCGGAGAAGGAGGAGGACTCGCTGGGGACGGAGATTGGCACCCAGTTCTTCGGCGACTCCCGGACGCTGGCCACCGTCGCGGGCCTGTGTGTCGCGCTGGCCCTCATGCCGGGCATGCCGCACCTGACCTTCCTCACCCTGGCCGCGGGCCTTGGAGGCCTGGGGTACGCGCTGCGTCCCAAGGGAGGGGCCTCGGAGAAGTCGCCGTCGAAGGAGGGGACCCCGGCGGGGGCGACGGTCGCTGACGGTGCGGCGGGCAAGCCTCCCGAATGCGCGAAGGCGCCCGTGGGGGTGACGCCGCTGACGTTGGACCTGTCCTCGCCGCTGACGCCCCTCGCGGAGGCCGACGGTGGTGCCTTCGTGCACAGGGTGCTGAACGCGGTGCGGGACGAGCTCTTTTTCGAGTTGGGGGTGCGAATCCCCGGCATCCGGGTGCGGACCCACGCCGCCTACCTGGGGCCGGGCGAGTACCGCATCCTCCTGGACGAGGTCCCCGCGGGAGGCGGCGTGGTGCAGCCTGGGGCTCTCTACGCGCTCGTTCCTCCCGGGGAGCTGGCCTTCCTGGAGGTCCAGGCGGACGCGACCGTGGAGCCTGCCTCCGGGCGGTCCATCAGCCGCGTCCCGGAGGGGGTGCGCTCCCGGCTGGAGCTGGCCCAGGTGCCGCTGCGCAAGCCCTCGGAGCTCATCGCGGACCACCTCCGCGCCGTGCTCCGCCTGCGCGCCGCCGCGCTGCTGGGGCTCCAGGAAGTGCAGGGTCTGCTGGAGGGCCTGGAGGCCCAGGCGCCCGTGCTGGTGAAGGAGGCCCTTCAGAAGGTGCCCCTGCCGCTGCTGGTGGACGTGCTGCGGCGGCTGGTGCAGGAGCAGGTGAGCATCCGGGACCTGCGCGCCATCCTGGAGGCACTCGTCGCGCCCACCACCGAAGGCGACGCGACCGCCCTGGCCGAGCGCTGCCGCCAGGCCCTGCACCGCTACCTGAGCCACCAGTTCGCGCCCACGGGCCCGCTGTACGCCTACCTCGTGGACCCGGAGGTGGAGGACGTGCTGCGCGCTGGCGGCCCACGAGGGCCTTCGCCGGACCCGGAGCGCGTCGTCGAAATCCTGGAAGGGGTGCGGCAGATCGCCACGGGCGGCCGGGCGGTGCTGCTCACGGCTCCGGACATCCGCCGACCGCTGCGCAAGCTGTGCGAGGGCCCGTTCCCGGACGTGGCGGTGCTCACCTATGGCGAGCTGGATGGGGACCTGCAGATTCGCCCCATCGGCCGGCTGACGCCGGTCGCCGTGGGGCGGTGA
- a CDS encoding HU family DNA-binding protein, with protein sequence MLKSDLINILVAKRGVTQKQAEATIETIFESMKDALCRGENIEIRGLGAFHVKNYQGYQGRNPKTGQVIPVKPKRGLLFRTGKELRDRVNRPAPLQAQSDLPPSSEFKGSSGTGTL encoded by the coding sequence ATGCTCAAGTCCGATCTGATCAACATCCTCGTTGCCAAACGAGGCGTGACCCAGAAGCAGGCGGAGGCGACCATCGAGACGATTTTCGAGTCGATGAAGGACGCCCTCTGCCGCGGGGAGAACATCGAGATTCGCGGGCTTGGCGCCTTCCACGTGAAGAACTACCAGGGCTACCAGGGCCGCAACCCGAAGACGGGCCAGGTCATCCCGGTGAAGCCCAAGCGCGGCCTGCTCTTCCGCACCGGCAAGGAGCTGCGCGACCGGGTCAACCGTCCCGCGCCCCTGCAGGCCCAGTCGGACCTGCCGCCCTCCTCCGAGTTCAAGGGCAGCAGCGGGACTGGCACGCTCTAG
- a CDS encoding Rne/Rng family ribonuclease, with product MSSVLVINAAGRETRVALVEGGHIAEFYLERKKDKGVVGNIYKGRVVRVLPGMQAAFVDIGLEKAAFLYVSDVVYDPDFARAQFELTEGEHEDAPEVPTESEADAVEAAASTVPEAPHALAAGAQSAPAPAEPVLAHETALALDVQAQAAPQGEPHEAPVEAAPEAPADVRTPAAEPQAVAAEFPLAAPVEPSSVSAGAGDAQAEVSTAAVAVPLTDTAAPTGEAPALVQETPAESATVAATLAESGVEGTTEASEPPPHASALGEIIPASEPARPAEVSGERRTPREAREAREPRARDGREKDKDKRRQEPPRREKRDEEKEKPKQRKTDKIEDLLKVGQEVVVQISKDPIGTKGARLTSHISIPGRHLVFMPTVDHVGISRRISNEKERRRLREIVDRLRPPGTGFIVRTVAENVPQEKLESDIRFLIEVWNQVVRRNEKRGGPGLLHPDLDLILRATRDLFAHDVEKLVVDDAEEYERIQGFVTAQDPALRDRVVLHETDEPVFDAYGIEQELQRATQRKVWLKSGGYLIIDQAEALTAIDVNSGRYVGKKSLEETITKINVEAAKEIVYQLRLRNIGGIIICDFIDMEKAQNRDKVFKSLQEALGRDKAKTNVLRISELGLVEMTRKRVRESIGRVLHEDCPYCDGKGFVKTATTVAYEIFREIRREAPGYKDSTLVINCNAEVARLLQGEERNELRHLMDRYNKSIQVKAQQNYHREQYDIYGRSATGPEHKVASSPGSGDGELAMQQRRSENPNYGRQDQGRRGGRDRGGEGRGGENRGGGERGGERGGERGGGDRREGRRPERGGDRGGERGGDRGGDRNRGGERRGGEGRGGERGGERSERGERGGSQAASAGGGNGNNGGSSGGTPPAASGGGSSEPSSGGSEA from the coding sequence ATGAGCAGTGTGCTCGTCATCAACGCCGCGGGTCGGGAGACCCGGGTGGCGCTCGTCGAGGGCGGCCATATCGCGGAGTTCTACCTCGAGCGTAAGAAGGACAAGGGCGTCGTCGGAAACATCTACAAGGGCCGTGTCGTCCGGGTGCTCCCGGGCATGCAGGCGGCTTTTGTCGACATCGGGTTGGAGAAGGCCGCCTTCCTGTACGTCAGCGACGTCGTCTACGACCCGGACTTCGCCCGCGCGCAGTTCGAGCTGACCGAGGGCGAGCACGAAGACGCCCCGGAGGTCCCCACCGAATCCGAGGCCGACGCCGTCGAGGCCGCCGCGTCCACCGTTCCGGAGGCCCCGCACGCGCTTGCCGCGGGCGCGCAGTCCGCTCCGGCTCCCGCGGAGCCCGTGCTGGCGCACGAGACCGCGCTGGCGCTGGACGTCCAGGCCCAGGCGGCGCCCCAGGGTGAACCCCACGAGGCCCCCGTTGAAGCGGCCCCGGAGGCTCCGGCGGACGTCCGGACGCCCGCCGCGGAGCCCCAGGCTGTCGCCGCGGAGTTCCCCCTCGCGGCTCCCGTGGAGCCCTCGTCCGTGAGCGCCGGCGCCGGGGACGCGCAGGCCGAGGTGTCCACCGCCGCCGTGGCGGTGCCGCTGACGGACACCGCGGCCCCCACCGGGGAGGCCCCCGCGCTGGTGCAGGAGACGCCCGCGGAGAGCGCCACCGTGGCCGCCACGCTCGCCGAGTCGGGCGTGGAGGGCACGACCGAGGCCTCCGAGCCGCCGCCGCACGCGTCCGCCCTGGGGGAGATCATCCCCGCCTCCGAGCCCGCCCGCCCGGCCGAGGTCTCCGGCGAGCGCCGCACGCCGCGGGAGGCCCGGGAGGCCCGGGAGCCGCGCGCGCGGGATGGCCGTGAGAAGGACAAGGACAAGCGCCGCCAGGAGCCGCCTCGCCGCGAGAAGCGCGACGAGGAGAAGGAGAAGCCCAAGCAGCGCAAGACGGACAAGATTGAAGACCTGCTGAAGGTCGGCCAGGAGGTGGTGGTCCAGATCTCCAAGGACCCCATCGGCACCAAGGGCGCGCGGCTCACCTCGCACATCTCCATCCCCGGCCGTCACCTGGTGTTCATGCCCACGGTGGACCACGTGGGCATCAGCCGCCGCATCTCCAACGAGAAGGAGCGCCGGCGGCTGCGCGAAATCGTGGACCGGCTGCGTCCGCCCGGCACGGGCTTCATCGTGCGCACCGTGGCGGAGAATGTTCCCCAGGAGAAGCTGGAGAGCGACATCCGCTTCCTCATCGAGGTGTGGAACCAGGTCGTGCGCCGCAACGAGAAGCGCGGCGGCCCGGGCCTGCTGCACCCGGACCTGGACCTCATCCTGCGCGCCACGCGCGACCTGTTCGCCCACGACGTGGAGAAGCTCGTCGTGGACGACGCGGAGGAGTACGAGCGCATCCAGGGCTTCGTCACCGCGCAGGACCCGGCGCTGCGCGACCGCGTGGTCCTGCACGAAACCGACGAGCCCGTCTTCGACGCCTACGGCATCGAGCAGGAGCTGCAGCGCGCCACCCAGCGCAAGGTGTGGCTGAAGAGCGGCGGCTACCTGATCATCGACCAGGCGGAGGCGCTCACCGCCATCGACGTCAACTCGGGCCGCTACGTCGGCAAGAAGAGCCTCGAGGAGACCATCACCAAGATCAACGTCGAGGCGGCCAAGGAGATCGTCTACCAGCTGCGGCTGCGCAACATCGGCGGCATCATCATCTGCGACTTCATCGACATGGAGAAGGCGCAGAACCGCGACAAGGTCTTCAAGTCGCTGCAGGAAGCGCTGGGCCGCGACAAGGCCAAGACGAACGTGCTGCGCATCTCCGAGCTGGGCCTCGTGGAGATGACGCGCAAGCGCGTGCGCGAGTCCATTGGCCGCGTGCTGCACGAGGACTGCCCCTACTGCGACGGCAAGGGCTTCGTGAAGACGGCCACCACGGTGGCGTACGAAATCTTCCGGGAGATCCGCCGCGAGGCGCCGGGCTACAAGGACTCCACGCTCGTCATCAACTGCAACGCGGAGGTCGCGCGCCTGTTGCAGGGCGAGGAGCGCAACGAGCTGCGGCACCTGATGGACCGCTACAACAAGTCCATCCAGGTCAAGGCGCAGCAGAACTACCACCGCGAGCAGTACGACATCTACGGCCGGTCGGCCACGGGCCCCGAGCACAAGGTGGCCTCGTCGCCGGGCTCCGGTGACGGCGAGCTGGCGATGCAGCAGCGCCGCTCGGAGAACCCCAACTACGGCCGGCAGGACCAGGGCCGCCGGGGTGGCCGGGACCGGGGCGGCGAAGGCCGCGGCGGTGAGAACCGGGGTGGTGGCGAGCGCGGCGGGGAACGCGGTGGCGAGCGCGGCGGAGGAGACCGTCGCGAGGGCCGGCGTCCCGAGCGCGGCGGCGACCGAGGTGGCGAGCGCGGCGGCGACCGCGGCGGCGACCGCAACCGGGGCGGCGAGCGTCGCGGCGGTGAAGGCCGGGGCGGTGAACGCGGCGGTGAGCGGTCCGAGCGCGGTGAGCGCGGGGGTTCGCAAGCAGCCAGCGCGGGCGGTGGCAACGGCAACAACGGGGGGAGTTCTGGCGGCACGCCTCCCGCGGCGTCCGGTGGGGGCTCGTCGGAGCCCTCCAGCGGGGGCAGCGAAGCCTGA
- a CDS encoding DUF3052 family protein, with amino-acid sequence MTPYALASLPAMLGIRSGTKVSVINPPRGFVQKLNPLPDGVEFLITAQTGLDVILFFTSDATELVQRLPALSRATTVNGGIWVCWPSGEGVKTRLSEDFVRQAALDIGLVDNKICIIDETWTGLRLVRRPRGRLDKPEGRKQAPAQA; translated from the coding sequence ATGACCCCCTACGCGCTGGCCTCCCTGCCGGCCATGCTGGGCATCCGGTCCGGCACCAAGGTTTCGGTCATCAACCCCCCGCGGGGCTTCGTGCAGAAGCTCAACCCGCTGCCGGACGGGGTGGAGTTCCTCATCACCGCCCAGACGGGGCTGGACGTCATCCTCTTCTTCACCTCCGACGCCACGGAGCTGGTGCAGCGGCTGCCCGCGCTGTCGCGCGCCACCACCGTCAACGGCGGCATCTGGGTCTGCTGGCCCAGCGGCGAGGGCGTGAAGACGCGCCTGTCCGAGGACTTCGTGCGCCAGGCGGCGCTCGACATTGGTCTGGTGGACAACAAGATCTGCATCATCGACGAGACCTGGACCGGCCTGCGCCTGGTGCGCCGTCCTCGCGGGCGGCTGGACAAGCCAGAGGGCCGCAAGCAGGCCCCCGCGCAGGCCTGA
- a CDS encoding YhjD/YihY/BrkB family envelope integrity protein yields MPWRLRRHLARTRAWTLTTAARLWAPIGATSGGRFAADIFFAGRTVARGFMGENLRLRAAALTYISMFSLVPLLTVGLVLLRTLHQEQFQRKLRFVISEVLAPGVSEESAALLDRFLHPGDSIAVGSVGFLAVLMSAGSLLRHIDGAVNELWGIRRQRPWLTRLSIYAGLLLLGPIFLAISFSGTGRVRVLLQTYAPSAPLFIALGTTLIAMGSLTLLYLWTPYAHVRVRSALAGGLVAGLGWMLAKQVYAEFAARSFLYNPLYASLGALPLFLAWVYVSWLVMLFGARLSYAVEHVSFRDSLFAFAGHPRAHELVAARVAQDVTLWWVDGRTPPLPRELATRLRVPESLVHEVVDRMVEARLLERGRKGGLRPAKDPSELTLADSTLAVHGVMITGGPETWTGPRAPGFEQFEPLFQAADCAGVDLLRRTRWLDLVIPLRPGLLSPPAPEAPKAAAGGGNP; encoded by the coding sequence CTGCCGTGGCGCCTCAGGCGGCACCTGGCCCGGACCCGGGCCTGGACGCTCACGACGGCGGCCCGCCTGTGGGCGCCCATCGGGGCGACGTCGGGTGGCCGGTTCGCGGCGGACATCTTCTTCGCCGGACGCACGGTGGCGCGCGGCTTCATGGGCGAGAACCTGCGCCTGCGCGCCGCCGCCCTCACGTACATCAGCATGTTCTCGTTGGTGCCACTGCTGACGGTGGGCCTCGTGCTGCTGCGCACGCTCCACCAGGAGCAGTTCCAGCGGAAGCTGCGCTTCGTCATCTCCGAGGTGCTGGCGCCAGGGGTCAGCGAGGAGTCCGCCGCCCTGCTCGACCGGTTCCTGCATCCGGGCGACTCCATCGCCGTGGGCAGCGTGGGCTTCCTCGCGGTGCTGATGTCGGCGGGCTCGCTGCTGCGCCACATCGACGGTGCGGTGAACGAGCTGTGGGGCATCCGGCGTCAGCGCCCGTGGCTGACCCGCCTGTCCATCTACGCGGGCCTGCTGCTCCTGGGCCCCATCTTCCTGGCCATCTCCTTCTCGGGGACGGGCCGGGTCCGCGTGCTCCTGCAGACCTACGCGCCCAGCGCGCCGCTGTTCATCGCGCTGGGCACCACGCTCATCGCCATGGGCAGCCTGACGCTGCTGTACCTCTGGACGCCCTACGCGCACGTCCGCGTGCGCTCGGCGCTGGCGGGCGGGCTGGTGGCCGGCCTGGGGTGGATGCTGGCGAAGCAGGTCTACGCCGAGTTCGCCGCGCGCAGCTTCCTCTACAACCCGCTGTACGCGTCACTGGGCGCCCTGCCCCTGTTCCTGGCCTGGGTGTACGTGAGCTGGCTGGTGATGCTGTTCGGAGCCCGGCTCTCCTACGCGGTGGAGCACGTCTCCTTCCGCGACTCCCTCTTCGCCTTCGCCGGCCACCCTCGCGCCCACGAGCTGGTCGCCGCGCGCGTCGCCCAGGACGTCACCCTGTGGTGGGTGGATGGGCGCACGCCACCCCTGCCCCGGGAGCTGGCCACGCGGCTGCGCGTCCCGGAGTCGCTGGTGCACGAGGTGGTGGACCGGATGGTGGAGGCCCGGCTGCTGGAGCGCGGGCGAAAGGGCGGGCTGCGGCCGGCGAAGGACCCGTCCGAGCTCACGCTCGCGGACTCCACCCTCGCCGTGCACGGGGTGATGATCACCGGCGGCCCGGAGACCTGGACGGGCCCCCGGGCCCCAGGCTTCGAACAGTTCGAACCGCTGTTCCAGGCAGCCGACTGTGCCGGGGTCGACCTGCTGCGCCGCACCCGCTGGTTGGACCTGGTGATACCCCTGCGTCCGGGGCTGCTGTCCCCGCCCGCTCCCGAGGCCCCCAAGGCAGCGGCCGGCGGCGGAAATCCGTAA